Within Nitrospira sp., the genomic segment CGATCGGGATCCAGCCAAATCCTCATGGCATAGCGCCGCTCCCCGTCGAGATAGGTCGATGACACGCCAGGAATCATGGCCAACTGCGTTTTGATGAATCGATCGGCGATATCAGAGAGCTCTAGTTCCGAATGGTGGCTGCTGGACACTGCGAGCCATAAGACTTCGGTATTCTCCGCGGCTGCCTTTTCAACATGAGGCTCAAGAATTCCCAACGGCAATACCGGACGAACTTGCGAAACTCGATCACGGACATCGTTGGTTGCACCGTCCAGATCTCGCCCTAGCTCAAATTCCATCGTGATCGAGGAGACTTCTGCCCGGCTGGCAGAGCTGATCGTCCGAAGCCCTTGAATCCCGCTGAGTGCATCCTCAAGCGGTGTGGTCACGTCAGCTTCCAGCACGGAGACACTGGCCCCCGGATAGACGGTTCGGACTGAGACGATCGGTGGCTTGATGTCGGGATACTCACGAACGGGTAATCGTAGGAAATTCAAGATCCCGAACAACACCAGGAGCAGCGTCATCACAGTCGCGAATACCGGTCGCTGAATACAGGTCTCGGACAGACGCATGTTTACTCGTGAGGAAACAAGGACAGCACACTCACGCCGGAGCAATCGACCGGCTGTTACTCCGGTGACTTAATTGAGACGAGATCCCCATCATGGAGCTTGTGCGGGCCGGTTCGAACCACGACATCTCCATCATTTAACCCAGCACGCACGTGGACCATCCCACGTTCACGCGCACCCAGTGTCACTTCTTTCAGTCTGACTAGTTGCCCCTCGACCTGAAACACCATGGTCTTCTCCTGCCGGACAAATCCCGCCTCTTCCGGGATCAGCAGCACACGGATATCTTCGCCGAGGCTCAAACGAACCGCGACGAAGAGGCCAGGTCGGAGAGTGCCCTCTGGATTAGGTATCACTGCGCGCACTGCCACGGTTCGATTGACGGCATCGACCCTCGGATCGATTGCCGTCACCCGTCCCTCAAATGTCCTATCTGAGAAAGCGTCGGTCGTCACGATCAATGTCTGATCGACATGCAGCCGGCTCAACCAGACTTCCGCCACCTTGAAATCCACATGTAGGGTGCGCAAGTCTTCCAAATTGACGATGTCCTGCCCCGGCTGGAGGTAATCACCGACCGAGACCCGCCGGAGCCCCAACGTTCCGCTGAACGGGGCACGGATCATCGTCTTCTTCAGACGAGCCGCGTAGAGGCGACTGTTCGCTGCCGCCGCGTGCCATGCCATCCGGGCTTCATCCATCTGTTGAGCCGGCACAATGGCAGACTGTTCGTCGGTAATCCGCTTCAGCCGCTCATAAGTGACCACCGCCATCTTTTCCTCTGCCGCTGCTTGCGTGACCTGCGACTGGAGTTCTTCCTGGTCGAGTTCCACTAATGGAGCAGCCCGTTCCACTACCTGTCCGTCTTGAAAATGAATCCGTCGAATGACCCCCGCAATCTCCGGTCTTACTGTGATGGAAGCAACGGCTTCCAGCGTACCGACGGCCTGGATGGATTCTGTGATCGACCCGACTGTGACGGGAGCTACGTCGACCAAAATAGCTTTGTCGGACATAGCCGTCGTCGATGACTCACTGGGTGATTGGCTTCCCAACCGAAACGTAATCAGGATCACCGCTGCACCGATCCCAATCATCACAATCACACTTTTGACATTCATGTTCACGATTCGTTGTTGCCGCGGCCTTTCGCCCTGTGAGAGCAGAGTCGGGACATTACACCCCGTCGTATAGAAGACGAGTAATCATGTAGAAACCTCACCTACCGGACAATGAATCATGAAGAAATAGGATGGATTCCAGCAGCCCAAGTCTTCGGAAGCGAAGTTGTGCCCGTTTGAACAGCGTACCCAATGAGAAGAAGGGGGGTACCGGAAGGAGGCATATTATGCAGAAAGATAGATTGGCGACGCTCACGATGGAGATTGTGGTCAACCATCCAACTAAACGCGCAGCTCTCGACTCGGTCCATTCGAGGCTGAATCCTTGGGCACAGGCCGAGTGGGACTGCGCTAGTGATGGCTTATCCATCACCGAATGAGCTGCGCGGCTTGGTCATTCGATCCGGGAGCAGCGTCGCTGCGACGAGAGTCTGATCGAACACATCTTTGCTGCCCTGAATGGACAAACGTTCGTGGTCCTCGACGCCACCTATTGTTTCATGACGCAACGGATGTTGGACCGGAGGACGGGACGACGCATCCCTCCTGACGCGGTACGGCGCTTTGCCTCTCAGCCCATCGCGAGTCTGCTCCTCAACAGTCGGGCGCACCAGGATCTGAAACGGCGCGGCGTCGACACAATTGGCGACCTCCTGCCTCATGCCTATGAATGGTTGTCGCCGAAGCGCCTAGCACCAGGCAAACCGGTGATGAACGTTCGGCTTTCGATCCGACGTTGTCTACGGGTTCTCGGCGTAGAGATTATTTTCCCTGAGATCAGACAGCGGGCGATTTATTGCCCCTGCTGTGCACACACCGAGACGGATATGAGGAAAATCCTGGCGTTGCACATAGGTCGCCCGAGCCTGCGGCGTGCTGAGCCATCTGCCCGTACTCACGAACTTGTTGGAACTCAAACGAACATACTTGCTGGATCGCGGCCGCGGGAGGGTCTCCGTTGAGACATTGAAGAGCCGACTCCCCCACTCATCCAATTTCTGGTCAATCTGGCTGCCTGTCAAACTCATTGGATGTGCCATCGCTCCACCGTCCCGCGTAAGACATCGGACACCTTCTTCGTATGGGCCTGGATCACGCGGGAGAGTTCGGTGATGACCTCGACCCGAAAGGCGGCTCGGTTCTGAGGCGCGGTATTCAGGACCTTGGCAATCTGGTTCAAGTTCCTTCCCAAGGCAAGGAGTTGCTGATTCGACCGGGCCAAGGTCTCTAATTCCGCCTGTCCGACCTGCGGCTGCCCAGTCAACTTGGCGCGCACCATCGCTACCAGCCATTTGGTCGGCACGTAACCTTCGTGACCAGCCATCCGCTTCAGGGCACCGAGCTCTGAGGTCGTCAGGTTCAGTTCGATGCGAGCGGTCGCTCGTTCTCGCTTCGGGGTGACACGACTCCGAGGCGTAGGGGCCGGGGTGGCTCTCCGATCCATGGTCTGCCGAATGGCGTTCCGCAACGCATGGCTCGGTGTGAGTCCGTGGCCCTGACACCAGGCCTGCCAGGGTGCTTTCAGGTTACCCAGATCCACCGTGACCGTGGTCGTCCGCTTCGCCCGCTGCCCCATCAGCTCACCCGTACAAGCCCCAAATCAAGACACCAAACTCCCCTCACCGACCGGTGGCTGCTTCAGGTCATTGGGGGGTCAGAAAGCCTGGGCACAAGCATACGATAAACCCATAATGTAAGACAACTACGGGCAATAGCCATATCCTGCAACCTCTTCAAATCGGTCTTACACCATTCCTAGGACGACACGGATATAAGACCACCGGTAACCGTTCGGGCTGGCTCAGGACGCCAGAAATTGGCCGCAGATCGGCGGTCAGTGGGCCTTCCGGCAACTTGGGCTGGCTGACATCGGGAGTCGGCTGGTCCGGCTTCTAACAATTCGGGGGTCCCGATTTGAGGGGGGATCTCTTCCTGTTATCCTGTGACAGGGAACCCCTCATACGTTGTTGCGGGGATCACCATGCACATGACCGGGACACACGTTCTTCGGTGCCTTCTGGCCCTCGGCTTGATGATAGGGCTCGTGGCCTGTGGCAGCTTTGCCAACTGCTTCAATAGTGGGTTCGCGCCCGCCGCCTGTGGCGGGGGGTATCGCGAGAGTGACGTGTCTTCCCTATCGCAGCCCATGGCCACTTCAGGGGAAGGTCGCTGGACAGGCACGACTTCTACCGGCCGCACCGTCACTGGACTGGTTCTAGAGGACAGCTCCTATTGGCTGTTCTATTCGGCAAAAAACAATCCCAATATCCTGGCTGGACTAGTTCAAGGAACTGGCACGTCACACACCGGCTCCTTCGGGTCCTCAAACACCAGAGATTTCAATCTGGAAGGTGCCGGCATTCGCGCGGCGACGATGCATGGTGCCTATACGGTAAAGAAGAGCTTTGATGGGACGATCGCGTGCGTCACTGGCGAGACCGAGAGCTTCACGAGTACATACGACGGGAACTCTGTGTCGACACCAAACCTGACTTTGGTGACCGGGACCTATGCGGGGCTCCGTGCCGACAATCACCAGGTCACAGTGACCGTGCAGTCAGTTGGAACGCTTTCCGGTCATTCGACCGATGGCTGCACCGTTGTGGGGACCTTGTCTCCTTGGGGAAAGGGAAACGTCTTTCATACCTCGGTGACATTCGGAGGTGACACCTGTCGTCAGGGAACCGAGACGCTCACGGGGGTGGCCTTCTATGACGCCGCGACCAACCGGCTCTACAGTGCCGCCCTCAACCATACCCGGACCACCAGCTTTCTCTTTCTCGGCGTGAAGCAGTAAGCCTCAACCGTTCCATGTTCTGTCAGGATTTTCTTTTTGACGGGGGCATGATCTGATCAGATCATACCCCCTGAAAGGATCGACGAGATTACGGAGACAGGATCTCTCGCACCGCGGTCGAGGCAAAGAAGCCCTGATCTCGGAGCGTGACGAACCAGGCCCGGGCAAACTCCTTCAAGTCCTGCTTCAGCGAGGACACGACGTGGGTACGTCTGCCCGTCTCGTCATACCGATACACTTCTTGCGAAAGCCCCAGGTAGTCGTTCCGGAACGACACCGGTTCGGCTGCCGCGCCGTCTGACAGAACAGTGACCATGAACACTAGATCGCAATCACGCATCAGGTCACCATTCTGTTCACCATACTGACAGAGGGACACCAACCGGTGCCCGTCTCTACTGGTTCCAATCT encodes:
- a CDS encoding efflux RND transporter periplasmic adaptor subunit — protein: MNVKSVIVMIGIGAAVILITFRLGSQSPSESSTTAMSDKAILVDVAPVTVGSITESIQAVGTLEAVASITVRPEIAGVIRRIHFQDGQVVERAAPLVELDQEELQSQVTQAAAEEKMAVVTYERLKRITDEQSAIVPAQQMDEARMAWHAAAANSRLYAARLKKTMIRAPFSGTLGLRRVSVGDYLQPGQDIVNLEDLRTLHVDFKVAEVWLSRLHVDQTLIVTTDAFSDRTFEGRVTAIDPRVDAVNRTVAVRAVIPNPEGTLRPGLFVAVRLSLGEDIRVLLIPEEAGFVRQEKTMVFQVEGQLVRLKEVTLGARERGMVHVRAGLNDGDVVVRTGPHKLHDGDLVSIKSPE
- the mobC gene encoding plasmid mobilization relaxosome protein MobC; this encodes MGQRAKRTTTVTVDLGNLKAPWQAWCQGHGLTPSHALRNAIRQTMDRRATPAPTPRSRVTPKRERATARIELNLTTSELGALKRMAGHEGYVPTKWLVAMVRAKLTGQPQVGQAELETLARSNQQLLALGRNLNQIAKVLNTAPQNRAAFRVEVITELSRVIQAHTKKVSDVLRGTVERWHIQ